Part of the Thermococcus barossii genome is shown below.
AGAAGCTCATCATCGCCCCCGAGGGACTCCTCGTAGGCGAGGAGATAGCAATAGGCCCAAACGCCCCGATCAAGATAGGCAACACCCTTCCGCTCGCGATGATACCGGAGGGAAGCTACGTCTACGACATCGAGGGCGTTCCGGGCGACGGCGGCAAGTACGTTAGGGCAGGAGGTGCCTACGCCCTCGTCGTCAGCAGGGAGAAGGACAAGGTCATAGTCCAGCTTCCGAGCGGTGAGCTCAAGCAGTTCAAGCCCGAGTGCAGGGCCACCATAGGTGTCGTTGCCGGCGGTGGAAGGCTTGAGAAGCCCATCGTCAAGGCGGGCAAGGCCTACTACATCGCCAAGGCCAGGAACAGGTTCTGGCCGAAGCCGAGGGGTGTCAAGATGAACGCGGTGAACCACCCGCACGGTGGTAAGGAGCACCACATAGGAAGGCCGAGCACCGTTTCGAGGCGCGCCCCGCCCGGAAGGAAGGTCGGTCACATAGCCGCGAGAAGAACGGGTAGGAGGAAGTGAAGATGGCGAGAAAGAAGGAGTTTAAGTACAGGGGTTACAGCTTCGAGGAACTGCTCAACATGTCACTTGAGGACTTCGCCAAGCTCCTTCCGAGCAGACAGAGGAGGAGCCTCAGGAGAGGTCTCAGCCCGGAGCAGAAGAAGCTCCTCAGGAAGATCAGGCTTGCCAAAAAGGGCAAGTACAAGAAGCCCATAAGGACCCACAGCAGGGACATGGTCATCCTTCCCGAGATGGTTGGCATGACCATCCACGTCTACAACGGAAAGGAGTTCGTCCCGATAGAGATCAAGGAGGAGATGATAGGCCACTATCTCGGCGAGTTCGCCCTCACGAGGAAGATCGTCCAGCACGGCTCGCCTGGTGTCGGTGCGACCAGGTCATCGATGTTCGTGGCCATCAAGTGAGGTGGTATAGATGAGCAGGGGCAGGTTTTCCTACTCATTCCAAAATTTTGACCCGGACAGGATGGCTCGCGCCAGCGGAAGGGACCTCAGGATATCCCCCAAGCACAGCGTTGAGATCCTCAGGGAGATAAAGGGCATGATGCTCAACGACGCGCTTCGCTATCTCGACGACGTCATCGCCCTCAAGAGGCCGGTTCCGATGAAGCGCTTCAACGACAGCCAGGGCCACAAACCCGGAAAGGGCTTCGGTCCGGGCCGCTACCCGGTCAAAGTCGCCAAGGCCGTTAAGAAGGTCCTCCTCAACGCCAAGAACAACGCCGAGCAGAAGGGTCTCGACCCGGACAGGCTCAGGATAATCCACGCCGCAGCACACCGGGGGCCAGTGCTCCGCGGTTACATACCGAGGGCCTTTGGAAGGGCCACACCGTTCAACGAGCAGACCACTCACATCGAGATAGTCGTTGAGGAAGTTAGGAGGTGAGACTTTTGGCGATCGAGAGATACTTCATCAAGGAAGGCGTTAAGGAGATGCTCATCGACGAGTACCTTGAGAAGGAGCTCCGCAGGGCGGGCTACGGTGGAATAGACATCAAGAAGACCCCTCTTGGGACCAAGGTCGTCATCTTTGCCGCCAACCCCGGATACGTCATAGGAAGGGGTGGAAGGCGCATCAGGGAGCTCACCAGAACCCTTGAGAGGCAGTTCGGCCTTGAGAACCCGCAGATCGAGGTTGAGGAGATCAAGAACCCCTACCTCAACGCCAAGGTTCAGGCCGTAAGGCTCGCCCAGGCCCTTGAGAGGGGAATCCACTTCAGGCGCGCGGCCTACGCAGCCATAAGGGCCATCATGAGGAACGGCGCCAGGGGCGTTGAGATTCGCCTGAGCGGAAAGCTCACCGGCGAGAGGGCAAAGAGCGTCCGCTTCTACCAGGGCTACCTCGCCAAGGTTGGCAACCCGGCCGAGACCCTCGTCAGCAAGGGCTACGCCCAGGCCAAGCTCAAGCTCGGTGTCATCGGCGTCAAGGTCTCCATCATGCCGCCCGACGCCAAGCTCCCGGACGAGATTGAGGTTATAGAGAAGCCCGTCGAGGAAGAGGTGAGCACCAATGAAGCCGAGTGAGATTAGGGAGATGAGCATCGAGGAGATCGAGAAGAAGCTCAGGGAGCTCCGCCTCGAGCTCGCCAAGGAGAGGGGTGTGCTCACCATGGGGGCCTCTCTTGAGAACCCCATGGTCATCCGGAACATCAGGCGCGACATCGCGCGCCTGCTGACCATAAAGAAGGAGAAGCTTAGGGAGAAAAGGTGATGGTTAGTGCCTAGGATTGTTAACCCTCTGGATGAGATGCTCTTTAAGGAAGTGCTGAAGGAGCAGCAGAGAATTAGAGTCTACATCGAGAAGGCCCGCTACGGAAAGCTTAAAACCATAATTGAGGGCATAGACGAAAAGGAGTTCGACCTCGAAGATATAGCCAAAAAGCTGAAGGCGAAGCTGGCATGCGGCGGAACGGTAAAGAAGGGAAGGATAGAGCTCCAGGGCGACCACAGAGAAAGGGTCAAGAAATTGCTCGGAGACCTTGGATTTTCAGAGGACTTGATAGAAATCGAGTGACGGCAAAGAACATCATCTGGAGCGAGCTCATAGGGCTGAAAGCAAAAATTATAAGGGCATCTCATCCAGAGCTGGTTGGCATCGAGGGCTACGTCCTTGACGAGACGAGGAACACCCTCACCATCGGCGGTGAGAGGGTCTGGGTTATCCCGAAGGACGTGGTGGAGCTCGAGTTTGAGGTTGGCGATAGGAGAATCCGAATCAACGGAAAAGAGCTGATTGGAAGACCCGAGATGAGATTGAAGAAGAGGTGGCGAAAATGAGAGAGATTGGATTGAAGGTTCAGCCTCCCGCTGAGAAGTGCGACGACCCGCACTGCCCCTGGCACGGGCACCTCAAGATACACGGCAGGTACTTCGAGGGTATAGTCGTTAGCGACAAGGGTAAGAAGACCGTCGTCGTCGAGAGGCAGCACTACCACTATCTCAAGAAGTACGAGAGGTATGAGCTCAGGAGGAGCAAGGTTCACGCTCACAACCCGGAGTGCATAGACGCCAAGGTCGGTGACAGGGTTCTCATAGCCGAGACCAGGCCGATAAGCAAGACCAAGAGCTGGGTTGTCGTTGCAGTTACCAAGAGGGCTGGCGAGAGGTGATCTGAATGGCGAAGAAGGGTGCAGGTGCTACGAGAGGAATTAGCCCTGTCAGACCGACCCGCGCTCTCCCAATAGGCGCTTACCTCAAGGTTGCCGATAACAGCGGCGCCAAGGTTATCCAGATAATCGGCGTCGTCGGCTACAAGGGAACCAGGAGGAGGCTCGCCTCCGCTGGCGTCGGTGACATGGTCATCGCCGCCGTTAAGAAGGGAAGGCCGGACATCAGGCACCAGGTCGTCAGGGCCGTTGTCGTCAGGCAGAGGAAGGAATACAGGCGCCTTGACGGTATGCGCGTCAAGTTCGAGGACAACGCGGCAGCGA
Proteins encoded:
- a CDS encoding 50S ribosomal protein L2; protein product: MGKSLIQQRRGKGTTTFRAPSHRYRGAVRYVPLNITKEKTIVGKVVEILHDPGRTAPVARVKFENGMEKLIIAPEGLLVGEEIAIGPNAPIKIGNTLPLAMIPEGSYVYDIEGVPGDGGKYVRAGGAYALVVSREKDKVIVQLPSGELKQFKPECRATIGVVAGGGRLEKPIVKAGKAYYIAKARNRFWPKPRGVKMNAVNHPHGGKEHHIGRPSTVSRRAPPGRKVGHIAARRTGRRK
- a CDS encoding 30S ribosomal protein S19; amino-acid sequence: MARKKEFKYRGYSFEELLNMSLEDFAKLLPSRQRRSLRRGLSPEQKKLLRKIRLAKKGKYKKPIRTHSRDMVILPEMVGMTIHVYNGKEFVPIEIKEEMIGHYLGEFALTRKIVQHGSPGVGATRSSMFVAIK
- the rplV gene encoding 50S ribosomal protein L22, coding for MSRGRFSYSFQNFDPDRMARASGRDLRISPKHSVEILREIKGMMLNDALRYLDDVIALKRPVPMKRFNDSQGHKPGKGFGPGRYPVKVAKAVKKVLLNAKNNAEQKGLDPDRLRIIHAAAHRGPVLRGYIPRAFGRATPFNEQTTHIEIVVEEVRR
- a CDS encoding 30S ribosomal protein S3, which produces MAIERYFIKEGVKEMLIDEYLEKELRRAGYGGIDIKKTPLGTKVVIFAANPGYVIGRGGRRIRELTRTLERQFGLENPQIEVEEIKNPYLNAKVQAVRLAQALERGIHFRRAAYAAIRAIMRNGARGVEIRLSGKLTGERAKSVRFYQGYLAKVGNPAETLVSKGYAQAKLKLGVIGVKVSIMPPDAKLPDEIEVIEKPVEEEVSTNEAE
- the rpmC gene encoding 50S ribosomal protein L29, translated to MKPSEIREMSIEEIEKKLRELRLELAKERGVLTMGASLENPMVIRNIRRDIARLLTIKKEKLREKR
- the yciH gene encoding stress response translation initiation inhibitor YciH; translation: MLFKEVLKEQQRIRVYIEKARYGKLKTIIEGIDEKEFDLEDIAKKLKAKLACGGTVKKGRIELQGDHRERVKKLLGDLGFSEDLIEIE
- a CDS encoding ribonuclease P protein component 1; protein product: MRRNGKEGKDRAPGRPQRKGQEIARRPWIFRGLDRNRVTAKNIIWSELIGLKAKIIRASHPELVGIEGYVLDETRNTLTIGGERVWVIPKDVVELEFEVGDRRIRINGKELIGRPEMRLKKRWRK
- a CDS encoding 30S ribosomal protein S17, whose protein sequence is MREIGLKVQPPAEKCDDPHCPWHGHLKIHGRYFEGIVVSDKGKKTVVVERQHYHYLKKYERYELRRSKVHAHNPECIDAKVGDRVLIAETRPISKTKSWVVVAVTKRAGER
- a CDS encoding 50S ribosomal protein L14, with protein sequence MAKKGAGATRGISPVRPTRALPIGAYLKVADNSGAKVIQIIGVVGYKGTRRRLASAGVGDMVIAAVKKGRPDIRHQVVRAVVVRQRKEYRRLDGMRVKFEDNAAAIVTPEGVPRGTEIRGAIAREAAERWVRLGSIASIVL